A window of Actinomycetota bacterium genomic DNA:
CTTGAGCACGGCGACCGCGAACGGGATCCCGATGATCGTGATCGCCAACAGCAACGCGACGGCGAGGTGCGCCACTGCCAGCCACCAACCGACGACCACCAACCACACGATGTTCGCGAGCAGCGACCCGGCCCCGGCGTCCGGCTTCTCGACGACGACGCGGCCGAAGGGCCACAGCGAGTACCACGCCAGACGGAAGGCGGGAAGCGCGAGGGGGATCGTGATGATGAACACGATCGACACCAGCCCTGCGAGTGCGTACGCGAGGGCCAGTTCGACCCCGGCGAGGACGAACCAGAGGATGTTGAGGATCAGTCGCAGCATCGCGCCGACGGTACCTGCGAGTGCTCAAGTAGCGAAGCGGTAGCACGACACGGCG
This region includes:
- a CDS encoding YccF domain-containing protein; protein product: MLRLILNILWFVLAGVELALAYALAGLVSIVFIITIPLALPAFRLAWYSLWPFGRVVVEKPDAGAGSLLANIVWLVVVGWWLAVAHLAVALLLAITIIGIPFAVAVLKLAGLALAPYGKEVVTVEEAHHRDLTVVHRTERA